The DNA window AACCCTCCAACCATTGACCGGCTGTACCCTGGCAGCTCCCGCTGTGGCCTAGAGAGCAAAGGTCAAGAGTGGACAAAGTGAAGCCCCTGagcatgggggaggggaatatACAGAGAAGAGTAGCAGGGACGCTAAGGTGGGAGTGGGGCAGGGCTCAGTCTTGGATAGTGGGCAGGCAGGTGGTGGTCAGGCAGGCGATCAATCCAAGTGGTCAGTCCTTACACGAGAGGCTGCGCTGGATACTTCGGAGGGAGCCTCCAGCTGTGATGAATGCCCAGATCCCCATGGATAGAGTAACTGCATAGATGGGCAACAGGCTGGCTTCATACCAGGGATTCAGAAATGTCTAGGGAGAGGGAATAGAGATTGAAGGGGGGGAATGTCCTCTCCATTCCAACCCCAGCTACCCTCTGGGCCTATAACAAAAACTTTCCCATAAATCCCCCAGGCCTGCCCTAACAAAACTCAAATATGCCCCTCACCCCTAAATGTTGCTTTTCCTCTTACCGAAGTCTGCAAgtccctgattctttttttttttttttggtgaggcaattggggttaagtgacttgcccagggtcacatagctagtaagtgtcaagtgtctgaggccagatttgagctcaggtcctcctgaatccagagcccgtgctttatccactgtgccacctagctgcccctgattcttttctcacaaagAAACCCATTTCGGACtcaccagtcctgaagtcaggaggtgaCTACCAATAACCAAGCCCAAGGCCCAATATCGTCTCCTTTCACAGGCATCAAAAAACACAATCCCCCAAAAGGTATGAAGCAAAATGATGGCTGCTGTCAGAAATgctagggaaagagaagaggatcaTCTGAAATACCCCTCCAGCCCTCAACCCTGTTGACCTCCCAGTGCCCCTAGGGGAAGCAATCTAGAGAATTTTCCTGGGAGAACTTAACAGGACATCATCCTCTCCAGGCTGGACTAGATCTGCCTGACACAGAAACTATGCGAGAAACTATGGGCTAGGATGGAGATTTAGGGAACAGATCTTACCTGAGGTTAAGAAGTAATAGGGTGAATCTCCATGAATACCAACCACACCTGGACCAAGTGCATCAGCTAAGATGTTGATAACAGAAAAGACGCCACTGATGATGCCAAAAGATAGACCAGAAACTGGGGAGATGGGTAATCAGCAATGTTAGGAGGAGAAATGACCATTCACCTGACTTCCTATTTACTCCTCCCACCCAGTCATTCATCTTCTCAATCCCACTGCCCCAAACTTTATGTGGGAGGGTCTggtagggaaaggggagggatgaGAAGCCATTGAGACTTTCTCAGCCAGGAGCCCAAGCTACTCTGCTAGTCACCCCTCCCTGGCTCACCATAGGCCATCTGTCGGATGGAGATGGGAGATCTTCCGTCCTCACTCAGCGATGCTAACCCCTCATCTGCCTTCCTGGTGGGGATATGAGGGAGGGTGGGGGGCCTCCTTTCCCCCAGGGCCCTCccattcccctctccctccaatACCCACCCCAATGCCtgtccctgtcccccccccccccaatgacttTCCAGCCCCTTCTGTGCTCCCTCCACCCATCCAGCGTCCTACTCCCTTACTTAAGTAGCTTGTAGTAGGCAAATCTGAAAACCTCCTGAAGCAGGACAGAAACAGCAGCACCAAAGATGAGGAGGCCATATTGAAGTCGGGTGTCTGACTGATCAGTCACATGGACCAAGATGAACCAGACCACAGAGGCCAAAAGGAGGGAGACCAGCCAAAAAAATGCCCTGAGGGAAGGCCAGGGGGAAAtcagaagaaaggggagaaggtaTGAACAGTCGGAAGGCTTAACAAAGGGAGATCTTTGAAAGGCATGGCTAGAGAAGTGGAAGTTAGATTTTAGGGAGGATTTTCATATCGTAGGAGTCATCTAGGAATGAGAGGAATGAAGTGGATGAAATAAGGTTGGCCTTTCGTTACAGTTAAAGCCCAGATTTGTGAGAGCATGGAGATAAGGCAAGTGACAAAGGTCTGGGCAGGACTAAACAGGAGGTAGAAGTGTGTGGGGGTGTGCCCATtctagggggagggaaggagaaacagaaagacagaaacgGGAAGGGCTGGATTCCTGGACCCTCCCTTGAGGCGTGGCTCCTCTGGGGTCAGCACCCCTATTTCCAGAGTCATCTCGGCCTGgggtggtggaggtgggggggtcTGCCAGGGAAGCCTGGGGGCCTTCAGCTTCCAAAGACCAGTGTCAAGAGGTGGGAATCTCTCCCGCACGGAAAGACAGAAGTAGACAAGAGGGAAGGGATAAACTGCCCACGGGCCCCAGACTAGTGGGCCACAAACCTTTCTTCGCCAGCACCCCATTTTCCTCCCCATCGTATCATCCCGGGCTCCCTTTATTCCCAAGTCTCCGGCCGCCGGCCGCCGgccaccccccgccccccaacccttCCCCACGCCCACTCACCCAGCCACCAGGATGATGACCCGGAGCGGGTCCCCGGCCACCGTGACCAGAAAAAGCGAGAAGGCCGGGCCGAACGCCACGAAAGTACATCCGAAAAAGACCGCGACCCCCATGGCAgggccttggggggggggggaatgggggatgAGGAGCAAAGGGAGGAGTGGGACCTacaagggaagggggtgggaggcagCTGGCCAATAGTGGGGGGGTCGATTTCTGCCCCAGTAGGGGCACAGCACAATGTCACCCCCAAGCCccggagaggggggaaggggcggggggggatggggaggggggggacacCGACGCCCCAGCAGCAGGTCCGCGCGACTTCCCCTACGGAGGCCGAGTTGGGGACATCCCCAGGCCCCAGCCCAGCCCCATCGCCCTCCCTTCTTGTCCCCACCCCCAAGGCCAATGGTGAGACGGTAGGAGGCGTGGCTACGTTTGGGGTGGTTtttagcggggggggggggggaaatgccTTATGTTGTATCCTGGGAATTGTAGTTCCTAGTCCCTTCTGTCTCTACCCCTCCCTAGGGTGTGGTTTAGTCTTTTACTCcaggtaaaaacaaaaggaactGAGTTGAACTTGAACTGGGCTTGTAGCCAGAACTACTAGGTTCCGCCTCAaactcctcttctctcccattccTAAATCCTCTTGGGATTGCAGTTGCTATCTGTAGCAAAGGGTGGTGGGATTTCCACCCCCTCCTAGTGGGCTGTGGAAAGgttagcgggggggggggggaagggggggtggggaggaatggagggggggaagggcagaaaaaATACCgagggctggggcggggggggggggcggttaggGAAGATGGGGACGCGCATTGTTCTTAGTTGAATGAAAGGAAATGGGTCAGGGCTACAGCAGAAAAGATGAAACTTAAGTGCTCCACTGAGAATTTACTATCTTAAGTGAAACCTGGAACCCAGGAATGCATCAGAAAGACCTCTATCTGTGAATGGgtaggagaaatagagaaagaggaaaggatgaaTCTTGAAGGGCTGATTTAAAAAGAAGTGGTTCTTACGCAGAACAAGAAAGTTTTCAGAAGTACTGTACTGTACTGTACTGTACGGTACTGTCTTTTGGTTGACAGCTAACAAAGAAACTtagtccccttccttcccccacccccaccttttgtGTTACACTTCCTTTATTTAGTTTTTGAAGATGTATTTTTGTGATATCTTGTTCTCCAGGCTGATTGATGGAAGAACAGAGAATTAGAAACCTAGTTCAGATAGCCTACACAACCACACTGGGAtggagcacagtgcttggcaaagaAATGTTTGACTGATTGGAGGCACATAACTTCTAGGGTTCTTTTCGTTTCAGGTTTTTTGCTGGTTTGTTTGTTTcgtcttttgttatttcttttgcaggggaatgagggttaagtgacttgctcagggtcacacagctagtgtcaagtgtctgaggctggatttgagctcaggtcctcctgaatccagggccagtgctttatccactgaatcacctagctgcccttaggatTTTTCTCAAATGTTTAAAGGAAcctagagaggaagggagagtcGATGGTATCATTTTCCCTGAAATTCATGTGAAGGATTACTGCCAGTGAATACAGAGTGTAAAGACATAGAATGAGGAGATAATACCAGTCTGTACAGGACAGGAACATAAAAGCTTCAGGGGTGGGACCAAAAAACTTTGGGAGTCAGCCATCCAGTGTCTGCAGAAAGAGAGGCAAGCTGATCtgctctttcccccttcttccaatCTGTCAACAGGAACTTAGAGCAGAGTTAAGGTGAGGTAATGGTTAACCAGAGAGCCAGGAAGGAAGTTACAACTGTGCCCAGGAACTTTTATGGGAAACATTTTGGGATCTAAACAGTGGAACCACCATCACATGATGGTTAAATAAGATAGGAGACTCAATCTTCAACCTAGGagatctcttcctcttccaacCGCCCTCATCCTATCCTGCTCCTCAGATGTTTGTGAGAAGGGAAGAACTTTACTTTTTCTGGGAGGAATTGAGATTAGCCTTCAAAGGCAGGGACTCCAAATTGATGGTCAGATAAAAGGGAAATATTCCCATTCTTGGCAAGAGGATAGGAACAATATATATTGTGATGGGCAAAAGCCTAGTAATTAATATATGTCAGAGTAAACTAAAGTAAATTTGTAGAACAAGAAATGTATATACATTGACCACAACTGTATATAGTGTCACTCTTGGTTCCTGAACAAAACCAAAAGTCATACCAGGTAGCAAAACTTTAGATGGACTTGGTTATGAATAAAAAAACCCTGAGTTACTGGGTAATTAATACTCAATTTATTAATTGGTTAACCATCagtcaataaattgatggtcagtggtttctc is part of the Dromiciops gliroides isolate mDroGli1 chromosome 4, mDroGli1.pri, whole genome shotgun sequence genome and encodes:
- the APH1A gene encoding gamma-secretase subunit APH-1A isoform X2 translates to MYFRGVRPGLLAFSGHGGRGPAPGHHPGGWSDTRLQYGLLIFGAAVSVLLQEVFRFAYYKLLKKADEGLASLSEDGRSPISIRQMAYVSGLSFGIISGVFSVINILADALGPGVVGIHGDSPYYFLTSAFLTAAIILLHTFWGIVFFDACERRRYWALGLVIGSHLLTSGLTFLNPWYEASLLPIYAVTLSMGIWAFITAGGSLRSIQRSLSCRRQEDSRVMVYSALRIPPED
- the APH1A gene encoding gamma-secretase subunit APH-1A isoform X1 — protein: MGVAVFFGCTFVAFGPAFSLFLVTVAGDPLRVIILVAGAFFWLVSLLLASVVWFILVHVTDQSDTRLQYGLLIFGAAVSVLLQEVFRFAYYKLLKKADEGLASLSEDGRSPISIRQMAYVSGLSFGIISGVFSVINILADALGPGVVGIHGDSPYYFLTSAFLTAAIILLHTFWGIVFFDACERRRYWALGLVIGSHLLTSGLTFLNPWYEASLLPIYAVTLSMGIWAFITAGGSLRSIQRSLSCRRQEDSRVMVYSALRIPPED
- the APH1A gene encoding gamma-secretase subunit APH-1A isoform X3, which codes for MGVAVFFGCTFVAFGPAFSLFLVTVAGDPLRVIILVAGQTPDFNMASSSLVLLFLSCFRRFSDLPTTSYLISGLSFGIISGVFSVINILADALGPGVVGIHGDSPYYFLTSAFLTAAIILLHTFWGIVFFDACERRRYWALGLVIGSHLLTSGLTFLNPWYEASLLPIYAVTLSMGIWAFITAGGSLRSIQRSLSCRRQEDSRVMVYSALRIPPED